The proteins below are encoded in one region of Saccopteryx leptura isolate mSacLep1 chromosome 1, mSacLep1_pri_phased_curated, whole genome shotgun sequence:
- the SCN4B gene encoding sodium channel subunit beta-4, whose translation MPGTGDRGAAWARWLGAGILGLFLLPVSLSLEVSVGKATSIYAVNGTEVLLPCTFSSCFGFYDLGFWWVYNGSDTFRILINGTVKNEKSDPKVHLKTDDRIILVGSTKEKMNNISFLLTDLDFSDTGKYTCHVKNPKEKNLQHEATIFLQVVDKLEEVDNMVTFIILAVVGGVIGLLIFILLVKKLITFILKKTQEKKKECLVSSSGNDNTENGLPASKAEEKPPTKV comes from the exons GTCTCTTCCTGCTCCCTGTGTCCCTGTCGCTGGAGGTGTCTGTGGGAAAGGCCACCAGCATCTATGCTGTCAATGGCACGGAGGTCCTGCTGCCCTGCACCTTCTCCAGCTGCTTTGGCTTCTATGACCTTGGCTTTTGGTGGGTCTACAACGGCAGCGATACATTCAGAATT CTCATAAACGGGACTGTGAAGAATGAGAAGTCTGACCCCAAGGTGCATTTGAAGACTGATGACCGCATCATTCTGGTGGGCTCTACTAAGGAGAAGATGAACAACATCTCCTTTCTGCTGACGGACCTGGATTTCAGTGACACAGGCAAATATACCTGTCATGTGAAGAATCCCAAGGAGAAAAATCTTCAGCACGAGGCCACCATTTTCCTCCAAGTGGTTGATAAAC TGGAAGAAGTGGACAACATGGTGACATTCATCATCTTGGCTGTCGTGGGTGGGGTCATTGGGCTCCTCATCTTCATCCTGCTGGTCAAGAAGCTCATCACCTTTATCCTCAAGAAGACTCAGGAAAAGAA GAAGGAGTGCCTTGTAAGTTCTTCCGGGAACGACAATACAGAGAACGGGTTGCCGGCCTCCAAGGCGGAAGAGAAACCACCAACAAAGGTGTGA
- the TMPRSS4 gene encoding transmembrane protease serine 4 isoform X1, which translates to MDPDSDQPLNNLDVTSTHKPRPFLETFKRVGIPIIAALLSLATIVIVAVLIKVILDKYYFLCGQSLHFIPRRQLCDGQRDCATGEDEQHCVKSFPDGPPVAVRLSSDRSTLQVLDPATRNWASACFDNFTEALAQIACGQMGFDSSKPTFKAVKISPDQNLDVVEITANSQELQVQNASGPCLSGSLVSLHCLACGESLRAPRVVGGEIASVDSWPWQVSIQYNKQHICGGSIVDTHWILTAAHCFRKHLDVPNWKVRVGSDKLGNFPSLPVAKIFVTEFNATYPKEKDIALVKLQHPLTFSGTVRPICLPFSDEELTPATPLWVIGWGFTEQGGGKMSDILLQASVQVIDRTRCNAEDAYQGEVTKEMLCAGILEGGVDTCQGDSGGPLMYHSGQWQVVGIVSWGHGCGGPSTPGVYTKVAAYLNWIYSVWKSEP; encoded by the exons ACGTCACCTCTACGCACAAGCCCCGCCCTTTCCTGGAGACCTTCAAAAGAGTGGGGATCCCCATCATCGCAGCCCTGTTGAGCCTGGCAACCATTGTCATTGTGGCTGTCCTCA TTAAGGTGATCCTGGACAAATACTACTTCCTCTGTGGCCAGTCCCTCCACTTCATCCCCCGGAGGCAGCTGTGTGACGGCCAGCGGGACTGTGCCACAGGGGAGGATGAGCAGCACTGCGTCAAGAGCTTCCCTGACGGGCCTCCAGTGGCAG tCCGCCTCTCCAGCGACCGATCCACCCTTCAGGTGCTAGACCCGGCCACAAGGAACTGGGCCTCTGCCTGTTTTGACAACTTCACAGAAGCTCTGGCCCAGATAGCCTGTGGGCAGATGGGCTTTGACAG CAGCAAACCCACCTTCAAAGCTGTGAAGATTAGCCCAGACCAAAATCTAGATGTTGTTGAAATCACAGCAAACAGCCAGGAGCTTCAGGTGCAAAACGCAAGTGG GCCCTGTCTCTCAGGCTCCCTGGTGTCCCTGCACTGCCTTG CCTGTGGGGAGAGCCTAAGGGCCCCTCGGGTGGTGGGCGGAGAGATTGCCTCTGTGGATTCCTGGCCTTGGCAGGTCAGCATCCAGTACAACAAGCAACATATCTGCGGAGGGAGTATCGTGGACACCCACTGGATCCTCACCGCGGCCCACTGCTTCAG GAAGCATCTCGATGTGCCCAACTGGAAGGTGAGAGTCGGCTCAGACAAATTAGGCAACTTCCCATCCCTGCCTGTGGCCAAAATCTTTGTCACTGAGTTCAACGCCACTTACCCCAAAGAGAAGGACATTGCTCTTGTGAAGCTGCAGCACCCACTCACGTTCTCAG GCACAGTCAGGCCCATCTGCCTGCCCTTTTCTGATGAGGAGCTCACTCCAGCCACACCCCTATGGGTCATCGGATGGGGCTTTACAGAGCAGGGCGGAG GGAAGATGTCTGACATACTACTGCAGGCCTCAGTCCAGGTCATTGACAGAACTCGATGCAATGCAGAGGATGCATACCAAGGGGAAGTCACCAAAGAGATGCTGTGTGCAGGCATCCTGGAGGGCGGCGTGGACACCTGCCAG GGTGACAGTGGTGGGCCCCTGATGTATCATTCTGGCCAGTGGCAAGTTGTGGGCATCGTGAGCtggggccatggctgtgggggccCAAGTACCCCAGGAGTATACACCAAAGTCGCAGCCTATCTCAACTGGATCTACAGTGTCTGGAAG TCTGAGCCATGA
- the TMPRSS4 gene encoding transmembrane protease serine 4 isoform X2 yields the protein MDPDSDQPLNNLDVTSTHKPRPFLETFKRVGIPIIAALLSLATIVIVAVLIKVILDKYYFLCGQSLHFIPRRQLCDGQRDCATGEDEQHCVKSFPDGPPVAVRLSSDRSTLQVLDPATRNWASACFDNFTEALAQIACGQMGFDSKPTFKAVKISPDQNLDVVEITANSQELQVQNASGPCLSGSLVSLHCLACGESLRAPRVVGGEIASVDSWPWQVSIQYNKQHICGGSIVDTHWILTAAHCFRKHLDVPNWKVRVGSDKLGNFPSLPVAKIFVTEFNATYPKEKDIALVKLQHPLTFSGTVRPICLPFSDEELTPATPLWVIGWGFTEQGGGKMSDILLQASVQVIDRTRCNAEDAYQGEVTKEMLCAGILEGGVDTCQGDSGGPLMYHSGQWQVVGIVSWGHGCGGPSTPGVYTKVAAYLNWIYSVWKSEP from the exons ACGTCACCTCTACGCACAAGCCCCGCCCTTTCCTGGAGACCTTCAAAAGAGTGGGGATCCCCATCATCGCAGCCCTGTTGAGCCTGGCAACCATTGTCATTGTGGCTGTCCTCA TTAAGGTGATCCTGGACAAATACTACTTCCTCTGTGGCCAGTCCCTCCACTTCATCCCCCGGAGGCAGCTGTGTGACGGCCAGCGGGACTGTGCCACAGGGGAGGATGAGCAGCACTGCGTCAAGAGCTTCCCTGACGGGCCTCCAGTGGCAG tCCGCCTCTCCAGCGACCGATCCACCCTTCAGGTGCTAGACCCGGCCACAAGGAACTGGGCCTCTGCCTGTTTTGACAACTTCACAGAAGCTCTGGCCCAGATAGCCTGTGGGCAGATGGGCTTTGACAG CAAACCCACCTTCAAAGCTGTGAAGATTAGCCCAGACCAAAATCTAGATGTTGTTGAAATCACAGCAAACAGCCAGGAGCTTCAGGTGCAAAACGCAAGTGG GCCCTGTCTCTCAGGCTCCCTGGTGTCCCTGCACTGCCTTG CCTGTGGGGAGAGCCTAAGGGCCCCTCGGGTGGTGGGCGGAGAGATTGCCTCTGTGGATTCCTGGCCTTGGCAGGTCAGCATCCAGTACAACAAGCAACATATCTGCGGAGGGAGTATCGTGGACACCCACTGGATCCTCACCGCGGCCCACTGCTTCAG GAAGCATCTCGATGTGCCCAACTGGAAGGTGAGAGTCGGCTCAGACAAATTAGGCAACTTCCCATCCCTGCCTGTGGCCAAAATCTTTGTCACTGAGTTCAACGCCACTTACCCCAAAGAGAAGGACATTGCTCTTGTGAAGCTGCAGCACCCACTCACGTTCTCAG GCACAGTCAGGCCCATCTGCCTGCCCTTTTCTGATGAGGAGCTCACTCCAGCCACACCCCTATGGGTCATCGGATGGGGCTTTACAGAGCAGGGCGGAG GGAAGATGTCTGACATACTACTGCAGGCCTCAGTCCAGGTCATTGACAGAACTCGATGCAATGCAGAGGATGCATACCAAGGGGAAGTCACCAAAGAGATGCTGTGTGCAGGCATCCTGGAGGGCGGCGTGGACACCTGCCAG GGTGACAGTGGTGGGCCCCTGATGTATCATTCTGGCCAGTGGCAAGTTGTGGGCATCGTGAGCtggggccatggctgtgggggccCAAGTACCCCAGGAGTATACACCAAAGTCGCAGCCTATCTCAACTGGATCTACAGTGTCTGGAAG TCTGAGCCATGA